GGATGCTCTACGTGGGGCGAAGCATCCCCGGCGTGACCGGGGCGGTGGCGGCATCGACGGTAGCCGACTTGATGGCGCCTGCCGAGCGCACGCGGTGGTTTGGTTTTACTGGGGCGAGAACGTCGTGGCCGGGATGTGCGTGGCTAATGGGGGCGGGGATGTATGTGTTGTGCGCACCGGTAGTGATGCGTCTGGCAACGACGCCATCCGGGGATCCGAAATAGAAAAAGGGCACATGCTGGTTGATGGCATGTGCCCTTAATCGTCGAGCATACGTCCCGAGGGGAAGCACTGAGAGCGTATGCGGGGCGGATCGGCGCCCTGTTCTGGAGCGAGTTGGGTTTATGTCTGAGCGCCGGAATAGGGTGCCGATCTGCCCGGAGGGAGGTTTCAAGGTTTTAGGTTCAGGTCAACAAAAAACCTAAAAAAAGCTCACTCGGAAGGCGGCGGCACGTAGCCTTGTGCGACGTCGGCACCGTCGCCGAAGAAGTACTTCTCGGTTTGCTTCACGAGGTACTGTCGGGCGCGGGGATCGGCCATGTTCAGGCGGTTCTCGTTGATGAGCATAGTTTGTTGCTTGAGCCATCCGGCCCAGGCTTCTTTCGAGACGCTTTCCCAGAGGCGTTTGCCGAGTTCACCGGGCATGGGCGGAAAATCGAGACCTTCGGCTTCGGTGCCGAGTTTGATGCATTGAACCATGCGGGCCATGAGGGAACTCCTTCGTGATCGTCGAGTGTAGTGTGAATGGGGGCCGCGCGTTGGTGACGGGAGGGGCGCGAGGGGAAGCTCGCAAAAGTCACGTCCCGAGGGCCAACTGCGGCGGCCGATGATCGGATATGGGGGCAGGGGCGCGGGATGCAAGGGATGGGACCGAGCGTCACGCGGGACCTGCCCGCCCTGCTTACAGTTTCTTGATGAGCACCAACGAGCGGCGCTGCCAGTTGTAGAGGCGGCGGCGGTCGGCGGGCAGATCGTCGACGCCTGCTTTGACGAAGCCGCGTTTGAGGAACCAGTGTTCCGTGCGGGTCGTGAGCACGAACAGGCGCTCCAGACCTCGGGCGCGGGCGCGTTGCTCGATGTGTTTGAGCAGACGTTCGCCGTCGCCTGAGCCCTGCGCTTCCGGATCGACCGTCAGGCAGGCCATCTCGCCGATGCGCTCGGAGGGGTACGGATAGAGCGCTGCGCAACCGAAGAGGCGTCCATCGTGCTCGATGACCGAGAAGTGGTCGATGTCGCGTTCGAGCTGGTGGCGGCCGCGGCGGACCAGCGTGCCGTCCGATTCCAGCGGTTCGATGAGTTGCAGAATACCGCCGACGTCGTCGATGGTCGCTTCGCGCAGGCTTTCCAGATTCTCGTACGAGATCATCGTGCCCACGCCATCGTGCGAGAAGAGTTCGAGCAGCATGCTGCCGTCGAGCGAGAACGGCACGATGTGCGCACGGCCTACGCCGGCGCGGCAGGCGCGCGTGGCGTACTTCAGGTAGAAGGCCGAGTCACGGTCGATGGTGCCCTGAGACTGCATGCGCTGGGCGTCTTCCAACGTCAGTTCACGCTGCAACTCGTTGTATTCGTTGAGAACGCCAGGCGTCTCGGTGATGAAGATCAGCTTGTCCGCGCGCAATGCGATGGCGGCGGACGACGCCACGTCTTCCATCGTCAGATTGAACGACTGGCCGGTCGGCGAGAAGCCGAGCGGCGAGAGCAGCACGATCTTGCCGTTCGCGAGCGACAGGCGGATCGACTCGGCGTCGACCTTGCGGACCACGCCCGTGTGCTGGAAGTCCACACCGTCGACGATGCCGACCGGGCGACCGGTCACGAAGTTGCCCGATACGACGCTGATGCGCGCGTTGCCCATCGGCGTGTTCGGCAGCCCCTGGCTGATCGATGCCTCGATATCCAGACGCAGTTCGCCAGCCGCTTCCTTCACGGCCTCGAGCGCGGCGGCATCCGTGATGCGCAACTGCTGAGCGAAGTGCGATTCGATATGTCGCAAGCGCATCTGCTCCTCGACCTGGGGTCGCGAGCCGTGCACCAGCACGATGTGCATGCCCATGGCGCACAGCAGCGCGACGTCCTGAATCAGGGAGTCGAGTCCACCGGCCGCGACCAGTTCGCCGCCAAAGGCGACCACAAAGGTCTTGTCACGGAAGGCATGGATATAAGGAGCGACCGAGCGCAGCCAGTCCACGAACTGGGCTTGATGGGCGGTCTCTTCGTCTTGGAGGGCGGGGTCGGGTTCGGTCAGCATGGGTGTACGTGCGCAAACATGCGCAGATTATATAATGCGCGCCCATGGCAAGTGATGAACGAAATCGACAATCTAAGCCCCCGAAGCCGAAAGTGACGGCGCCGGGGCAGACGCGTGCCCAAACAACGGGCACCACGCAAACTCATAACCCCAAAAATTCGGGCAAAACGGCCGGGCCGCGCGTGTCGCCACCAGAGCGCGCGGCGCGTGAAGCCGAGCGGCTCGCAGCCCGTCAGGCCGCCGCCAACCGCGTGCCCGAGATCCAGTTTCCCGAAGCGCTGCCGGTCTCCGGCCGACGCGAGGAAATCGCGCGCGCCATCGCTGGCCATCAGGTCGTGATCGTCAGCGGCGAAACCGGCTCGGGGAAAACGACCCAGTTGCCCAAGATCTGCCTCGAACTCGGGCGCGGTCTGGGCGCAGGCGGCACTGGCCTCATCGGTCATACCCAGCCGCGACGGATTGCCGCGTCGGCCACCGCGCGTCGCATTGCCGACGAATTGAACACGCCGCTGGGCGAAATCGTCGGCTTCAAGGTGCGGTTCAACGACACGCTCTCCAATGGCGCATCCGTCAAATTGATGACGGACGGGATTCTGCTCGCGGAGACGCAGACCGACCCGCTGTTGCGTGCGTACGACACCCTCATCATCGACGAGGCGCACGAACGCAGTCTGAACATCGACTTCCTGCTCGGCTACCTCAAGCAACTGCTGCCGCGTCGCCCGGATCTGAAGGTCATCATTACCTCGGCGACCATTGACGCGGACCGCTTTGCCCGGCACTTCGGCACGGGCGAGGGCGAGACGCTGCGTCCCGCACCGGTCATCGAAGTGAGTGGACGTCTGTATCCGGTGGAAGTGCGTTACCGCCCGATTCAGGACGATGCGCGCATTGCCAATGCCGAAGGCCGTGAGGGCAGCCGTGCCAGCGCGCGGGACCGTGAGCGCGATCTGATGGACGGCATCGTCGACGCGGTCGACGAGCTTTGCCGCGAGGGCTCGGGCGACGTGCTCGTCTTCCTGCCCGGCGAGCGCGAGATTCGCGAAGCGGCCGAGTCGCTGCGCAAGCACCATCCGCCGCACACCGAAATCCTGCCGCTGTTCGCGCGCCTGTCCGCGGCCGATCAGGAACGCGTGTTCAAGCCGTCCAACGCGCGACGCATCGTGCTCGCGACCAACGTTGCGGAAACGTCGCTGACCGTGCCCGGCATCCGTTATGTAGTCGATGCCGGTACGGCGCGCGTGAAGCGCTACTCGTACCGCAACAAGGTCGAGCAACTGCAGATCGAGTCGATCTCGCAGGCGGCGGCCAACCAGCGGGCCGGACGATGCGGTCGTGTCGCCGACGGTATCTGCATTCGTCTCTACGACGAAACCGACTTCCAGTCGCGCGCGCGCTTCACCGACCCGGAAATCCTGCGCTCGTCGCTGGCTGCCGTCATTCTGCGCATGCAGTCGCTGCGACTGGCCAAGGTCGAGGAATTCCCGTTCATCGAACCGCCGCCGGGGCGCGCCATTGCCGACGGCTACCAACTGCTGGGCGAGCTGGGCGCCGTCGACGACACCAATCAGTTGACGCCGCTCGGGCGCGAACTGGCGCGTTTGCCGCTCGACCCGCGCGTGGGGCGCATGATCCTTGCCGCGCGCGATCAGCAGTCGCTGCGCGAGGTGCTGATCATCGCCAGCGGTCTGGCGGTGCAGGATCCGCGCGAGCGCCCCATCGAAGCGCAGGACGCCGCCGACAACGCGCACAAGAAGTTCGCCGACGAAAAGTCCGAATTCCTGTCGTGGATCAAGATCTGGAAGTGGTTCGAAGAGGCCATTGCGCACAAGAAGTCCAACCGGCTGCTGGCGCAAGCCTGCCGGGAGAACTTCCTGTCGCAGTTGCGTCTGCGCGAATGGCGCGACGTCCATAGCCAGTTGCTCACCGTGGTGCGCGAGCAGGGCTGGCGTCTGAACGAATCGGAAGCGACCTATGAGCAGGTGCATCTGGCGCTGCTCGCAGGTCTGCTCGGCAACATCGGCTGCAAGGCCGACGACGATCCGCATTTCCTCGGCGCGCACGGCATCAAGTTCCACATCTGGCCGGGTTCGTCGCTGGTGAAGAAGGCCGGACGGTGGGTGATGGCGGGTGAACTGGTGGAGACGAGTCGTCTCTACGCGCGCTGCATTGCCCGCATCGAGCCCGAGTGGATCGAGCGCGTGGGCAAGCATCTGGTGAAAACGTCGCTGTCCGACGCACACTGGGAGAAGAAGCCCGCGCAGGTCACCGCCTATGAGCGCGGCACGTTGTACGGCCTGACGATTTACGCGCGCCGACGCATGAACTTCGGTCCACGCGATCCGCGTCGCGCGCGGGAAATCTTCCTGCGAAGCGCGCTGGTGGAAGGCGAATGGGAGACGAAACTCCCGTTCTTCGCCCACAACCGCAAGCTCATCGCGGATATCGAGCAGCTCGAACACAAGTCGCGTCGGCAGGACGTACTCGTCGACGACGAACTGATCTACGCGTTCTACGACGCTCACGTGCCCGCCGACTTGTACGACGGCGC
The Pandoraea oxalativorans genome window above contains:
- a CDS encoding oxidative damage protection protein gives rise to the protein MARMVQCIKLGTEAEGLDFPPMPGELGKRLWESVSKEAWAGWLKQQTMLINENRLNMADPRARQYLVKQTEKYFFGDGADVAQGYVPPPSE
- the argA gene encoding amino-acid N-acetyltransferase, encoding MLTEPDPALQDEETAHQAQFVDWLRSVAPYIHAFRDKTFVVAFGGELVAAGGLDSLIQDVALLCAMGMHIVLVHGSRPQVEEQMRLRHIESHFAQQLRITDAAALEAVKEAAGELRLDIEASISQGLPNTPMGNARISVVSGNFVTGRPVGIVDGVDFQHTGVVRKVDAESIRLSLANGKIVLLSPLGFSPTGQSFNLTMEDVASSAAIALRADKLIFITETPGVLNEYNELQRELTLEDAQRMQSQGTIDRDSAFYLKYATRACRAGVGRAHIVPFSLDGSMLLELFSHDGVGTMISYENLESLREATIDDVGGILQLIEPLESDGTLVRRGRHQLERDIDHFSVIEHDGRLFGCAALYPYPSERIGEMACLTVDPEAQGSGDGERLLKHIEQRARARGLERLFVLTTRTEHWFLKRGFVKAGVDDLPADRRRLYNWQRRSLVLIKKL
- the hrpA gene encoding ATP-dependent RNA helicase HrpA, which produces MASDERNRQSKPPKPKVTAPGQTRAQTTGTTQTHNPKNSGKTAGPRVSPPERAAREAERLAARQAAANRVPEIQFPEALPVSGRREEIARAIAGHQVVIVSGETGSGKTTQLPKICLELGRGLGAGGTGLIGHTQPRRIAASATARRIADELNTPLGEIVGFKVRFNDTLSNGASVKLMTDGILLAETQTDPLLRAYDTLIIDEAHERSLNIDFLLGYLKQLLPRRPDLKVIITSATIDADRFARHFGTGEGETLRPAPVIEVSGRLYPVEVRYRPIQDDARIANAEGREGSRASARDRERDLMDGIVDAVDELCREGSGDVLVFLPGEREIREAAESLRKHHPPHTEILPLFARLSAADQERVFKPSNARRIVLATNVAETSLTVPGIRYVVDAGTARVKRYSYRNKVEQLQIESISQAAANQRAGRCGRVADGICIRLYDETDFQSRARFTDPEILRSSLAAVILRMQSLRLAKVEEFPFIEPPPGRAIADGYQLLGELGAVDDTNQLTPLGRELARLPLDPRVGRMILAARDQQSLREVLIIASGLAVQDPRERPIEAQDAADNAHKKFADEKSEFLSWIKIWKWFEEAIAHKKSNRLLAQACRENFLSQLRLREWRDVHSQLLTVVREQGWRLNESEATYEQVHLALLAGLLGNIGCKADDDPHFLGAHGIKFHIWPGSSLVKKAGRWVMAGELVETSRLYARCIARIEPEWIERVGKHLVKTSLSDAHWEKKPAQVTAYERGTLYGLTIYARRRMNFGPRDPRRAREIFLRSALVEGEWETKLPFFAHNRKLIADIEQLEHKSRRQDVLVDDELIYAFYDAHVPADLYDGASFEHWYRETAKGSPRLLYLVRDDLMRHEAAGVTTDLFPKKTVIAGVEMALTYHFEPGSPRDGVTLAVPLYALNQVDARRCEWLVPGMLKEKAHLLMKSLPQKLRRHFVPLPEYAAGFLDRATFGQGALLDALMADARELTGVMLKSSDFKLEMLPAHLSMNFKVIDEHGRQLGMGRNLAQLRAELGQQAQRTFQQIAARSGATPTGSVAAEPQAGGVSKGGQVSDAGKTGKVGGKSPVPGAAPAAAVEPGRYDNLTTWSFGELPEMLEIRRGGQTLFGYPALVDRGDHCDLEVFDDPDEAQRQHRAGLRRLFAIQLREQVKYLEKNIPGLQQMAMQYMGLGTQEELRDQIVDLSLERACLQLPWPGDNASFVARKDEGRGRLTLLAQEIARLAGQILTEYAALQKKLTQAKPFAQAHADMTAQLQRLIGKRFLIDTPYAQLAHFPRYLKAMAGRIDKLKADPARDARAMSELGPLLQNWQRATSQRRDSHDARLDEFRWLLEELRVSLFAQELRTPMPVSVKRLHKVWEALQR